The sequence TTAATCTTATCTTCCAAAGAGTCTGACATTGATTGCCTTCTATCATCTTCTTTATCTTCAGTTTTTGCTTGGTTTACTTTCTCATCTGAGATATGCTTACCTTCCAAAGATTTTGACCTTGAGCGCCTTCTGTCACGATGCTTTGATTTTTCACTTTTGTTACCATCCACTTTCTCAGTGGAACGGTGCTTATCTTCCACAGATTTTGACCTGGACCACCTTCTATGTTTGGATCTAATCTCATCTGGACTTTGTGGAGATGACCTTCTGTGATGCTTACCTTCTGCAGATATTGATCTGGACCTCCTTCTATCACTATGCTTTGATCTTTCATGGCGAGTTTCATCTCTTCTGCCATTTGAGTGATACTTGCCATTTGGAGACTTTGACCTAGAGCGTTTTCTCTGCTTAAGCTTGTGATCTTCATCAATTCTTGGAGACAATCTATTTCCTCTGGTGTGATTTGGTGATCTTGAACCAGCACGAGTTGCTCTACGTGGAGAACCTTCCCGATGACGTTTAGGTGACACAGAGTCAACTCGATATGATTTTCTTGTTCCTGGGCTAACACTCCTACTCCTATGCTTTCTAGAACTAGATGAATAGTAATCGCGTGATCTAATTGAATCTCTTCGTCTATATCTGTCATTGATATCCCTAAAGTCTCTATACGGACGTCTCTCATTGTCATAGCCATGACGAGACCTAAAAGGTGATCTAGATCTTCGATCTCTTGGGTGGCGAGATGGAGGAGAGTAGGAAGGTGACTTTCGCCGTCTTTGATAATTGATTGGCGATCTTGACTTGGATCTTGACTTTGCTCGAGCAGGTGAAGGTGACCTGCAAATAAAGTAATTAAAGGAAAaaaagttagatatttattaatataatgtACAAAAGATAAACTTAGAGCATGCACTAATATAACAGAACACCTGGCTTGACTCCAAAATATGCGAGATGGTGAGAGActgtaaattaaaattatagagCTTCTTGAAATTAGAAAGATGACATACCGAGATTTTGGCTTCTCTTCCTTCTCTTCAGTCACAAGTCCATCAGCTTTTAATTTCTTACTTATTTCAGCAGCTCTTGCTGCTGCCAATTCTGTCGCAGATTTCATTGTTGCAGCTCGGTTAGCTGCTTGTTGTGCAGTCATGGTTTGCTGCATCACTAAAGCTTGCTGGAATTGTCTCTGTTGCATGAGAACAGCTTGTTGCATCATCATAGGCAAGGAAGAAGACGCTAACTGAGAATTTAAGGCAGAGGATCTCGGAGGTAGTGATTTTGCCATTTCAACATTCATGGGGCGACCCCCAACAtccatattattcaataataatgcAGCTGTTGCTTCTTCAGGTTTTAAGTATTCTATGTAGGCGAAATGCTTTGAGTCGGTGATGGTACAGTCAACAACAGTAccacaaaaactaaaaagttgTTTCAGTTGCTCTTCAGTGAGAAGTGGGCTAAGATTGCTAACTTGAAGTGTTTTCTTTAGTGCATCAGCCCTCCCAGCTTTGTCAGGTGAACCTGATCAGAACAGCATTATTCCATTATAAAAAGCAAAGAATAATTGAACAGTTAAATTGACATAATCAAAGAAAATCATTGTTTTACatgaatagaaataaaaaaaaaaaaaaaaaaggccacataagtcatgtaataTATGAGAGAAGAATACCAGATAAGTCTTTGCCCGAATGAGCTTGTGCTTGCAACTGAGCAGCATGGGCTTGAAGGGCTTGAGCGGCAACAATTGCCTGAGCAGCAGCCATTGCAGCAGCAGAAGGAGCCATGGGGACTTGACTTACACTGCTCATGCTAGTTGTTGCAGCTAATGCCGTCATTAGAAGGTTGTGAGGAGGGTGATTCAACTTGCAATCAGTTTTGGCACACCGACCATTAAGGTATTCCCGACAAACTTCACCAAGAGATGCTCCAATGCCAGGTAAAATAGCCCCCCCTAAAGCACCAGGAATGATACCAGGGATCATTCCCAGTAATCCTGGAAATGCCCCCGAAACAGATGCAGTATAATTTGGCATATTGGGCATGGTTTGGTTAACTAAATTTGGATAATTAGATGATGGAGCCAGACCAAGTAGCCCCCCATTAGATGTAGTAGCAGTAGCAGTAGGAGTAGTTGGAGTAGTACCTGCTTAGCAAAAAGTAAATGTTCAGATTAGTAAAAATGGCATACATAGCAATGCtcttcacaaaataaataaaagaaacaaactTCTTCAGCTAAAACTAGCATTCATAAGAAGAGTCATCAACAAACTACATTATCCTAAGCTATCAACAATGATAGAGGAAGAAAATTTAACACATACCCCATTTGGCTTAACTAAGTAATTTTGACATCTTTAGCAATATTTATACATCATAACTATTTTACCTCACCTAACATGGAATGGAGTGCTCTTAGCTGTAAGCAAAATAAAAACTTATCCAAGCAAGACCTTTAATATTTAACAGTAAGCAGTAGATTAAGACCGTTTAGTAAAAATACTGTGAAAATTTTTATTAGCAAAATAACtttacaaagaaaaattattagcaAAATAAACATGAATGATCGCACAAGCGACCAAAAATTACACAGTACTACCATAAAACGGCCATTATGCTTGCAAAGCCACCATAGATTTACACTGTGACTGTCCAACCATCATGGTCAGATAAAGTAAATCGATTCCGGTTATTTTgcaaattttactatttcacaTTGTTAGTTCGACAAATTTCCCGAACTCGCAAAGCGACCACAGATTTACACTACGACTGTCCAACCATCAGGGTATCATAAAGCAAATTGAGTGTGATTACTATCTCACATTGTTAGTTCGACAAATTTCTCGTAAATTAAGCTACATCAAAAACAAACTTTATGTACCTGCACTGAAGAACACCGGAAATGGACTACCCATAATTGGTTTCCCATTACACTCAATAGTAACCATATAATTTCCTCTCTTTGGCACCACATAGGTAACTGTATAAGTCCCATCACCCATGTCCTTAACCACCCCTTCTTGCTCCGATCCACCAACTCCAACTCCAGGACAAACCTTCACCTTAATTTGAGCACCACCATTAGGAACCTTCCTTCCATCAACATCTTTAGTAACCACCCCAAATGACGACGGAGCACAAGCCGTTCCACCGGCGATTCCAGCCCCAGCCGCCGTACACTTAGAAGGATCCACCGGCCCAATGGGCTTGTTCGACAAGTCCTCAGCTTCTTCGCTCTCGCTATCCGATGAAACCCCTGCTGTTATATCTTTCACACGATTCTTTTCCACGTCTTTGAATGTGGCTTCGAAAGCAGCTTTAGCTGCGGCAGCTTTCTCAGCCTCGCTCTTGATCTTCGCCTCCTCAGCTTGTTTCATCCATATCGGTTTTGCCAAAgcagtattattattattattattattattattacgatCCGCCATTGAAATTTcagaaagaaaaaggaaaatccTAACCTAATTCCTGAAAACCTAACAAACACGCGAAAACCCTAATTCTTCAAACGATTAGCAGAAATCAGCCATGGAAATAGTTCGAATCCCTAGAATCGAAGAAAACCCCCCGAAAAGAACAATTTAGTGAGACTTTTTTGAACGTTTTCGCGGGAATTTTCTGGGAACCCAAACAGGAAAATTCGGAAATTGGAGTTTTTGAGGTTTGGAAAAATGGAAAGGTCTCTCTCTTTCTCAACCAATCTAACACTCTCTTGTCTGATTTGGTTTGAAGATAGGGCAACTAGTTTATGATGTGaaattacaattttgccctCAAACAAGGGGGTGGCAATTCGTGTTCGTATGTTCTGTCGATTAACATGAATACGACATTTATAATAATAGCATCTCTAATGgttaaattttagaaaatgctCGCTTATGTAAATTTCTTATTTGAACgcgaaaatattatatcattaaAGTTAAATAGGTGCTATTATAGAAAATTGTATTGAACATGAGATTGATgctatctttttttaaaaaaattaaaataaataagt is a genomic window of Cannabis sativa cultivar Pink pepper isolate KNU-18-1 chromosome 9, ASM2916894v1, whole genome shotgun sequence containing:
- the LOC115722356 gene encoding uncharacterized protein LOC115722356; its protein translation is MADRNNNNNNNNNTALAKPIWMKQAEEAKIKSEAEKAAAAKAAFEATFKDVEKNRVKDITAGVSSDSESEEAEDLSNKPIGPVDPSKCTAAGAGIAGGTACAPSSFGVVTKDVDGRKVPNGGAQIKVKVCPGVGVGGSEQEGVVKDMGDGTYTVTYVVPKRGNYMVTIECNGKPIMGSPFPVFFSAGTTPTTPTATATTSNGGLLGLAPSSNYPNLVNQTMPNMPNYTASVSGAFPGLLGMIPGIIPGALGGAILPGIGASLGEVCREYLNGRCAKTDCKLNHPPHNLLMTALAATTSMSSVSQVPMAPSAAAMAAAQAIVAAQALQAHAAQLQAQAHSGKDLSGSPDKAGRADALKKTLQVSNLSPLLTEEQLKQLFSFCGTVVDCTITDSKHFAYIEYLKPEEATAALLLNNMDVGGRPMNVEMAKSLPPRSSALNSQLASSSLPMMMQQAVLMQQRQFQQALVMQQTMTAQQAANRAATMKSATELAAARAAEISKKLKADGLVTEEKEEKPKSRSPSPARAKSRSKSRSPINYQRRRKSPSYSPPSRHPRDRRSRSPFRSRHGYDNERRPYRDFRDINDRYRRRDSIRSRDYYSSSSRKHRSRSVSPGTRKSYRVDSVSPKRHREGSPRRATRAGSRSPNHTRGNRLSPRIDEDHKLKQRKRSRSKSPNGKYHSNGRRDETRHERSKHSDRRRSRSISAEGKHHRRSSPQSPDEIRSKHRRWSRSKSVEDKHRSTEKVDGNKSEKSKHRDRRRSRSKSLEGKHISDEKVNQAKTEDKEDDRRQSMSDSLEDKINSDDKVRETREERSKHRGRRRSRSRSVDSKHKMKEKLDDSKGKKPKHRGRRRSRSRSVEAKHHKGSGSSLRGFDDNKAKHRRRSRSSSADEKHYSNDKIKESREGKSKSHRRRRSRSNSSERKVPNESSRYQSSSDESESKLPRRSMSDSEGEPSKKEALIPEHLEMSGAELEDQNYLGKSRHMDDIADSPTDTSA